From Paenibacillus sp. GP183, one genomic window encodes:
- a CDS encoding alpha-ketoacid dehydrogenase subunit beta, with amino-acid sequence MAVITYIEAIRSAMQEEMRQDENVFVLGEDVGKGGVLNTTKGLRDLYGEARVMDTPLAESAIVGVAIGAAMYGMKPIAEIQFADFIFPATNQIISEAAKIRYRSNNDWSCPIVIRAPYGATGAGALYHSQCPESVFFGTPGLKIVAPSNPYDAKGLLKAAIRDPDPVMFFEHKKCYLSLSANVPDEDFIVPIGKADVKRQGTDITVISYGITVHYALQAAEELAKEGISAHVLDLRTLQPLDKEAILEAAAKTGKVLIVHEDNKTGGVGAEVSALIAEEMLFELDAPIARLCGPDVPAVGNNPPMEKFFLLSTDKLKEAMRKLAMF; translated from the coding sequence ATGGCAGTGATCACCTATATTGAAGCCATCCGCTCCGCCATGCAGGAGGAAATGCGGCAAGACGAGAATGTGTTCGTTCTCGGCGAGGACGTGGGCAAAGGCGGTGTCCTCAACACCACCAAAGGGCTGCGCGATCTATACGGCGAAGCTCGCGTAATGGACACTCCGCTGGCCGAATCCGCCATTGTCGGCGTGGCCATCGGTGCGGCGATGTACGGCATGAAGCCGATCGCCGAGATCCAATTTGCCGATTTCATCTTCCCGGCAACGAACCAGATCATCAGCGAAGCGGCCAAGATCCGCTATCGCTCGAACAACGATTGGAGCTGTCCAATCGTCATACGCGCGCCTTACGGCGCTACCGGCGCAGGCGCCTTATACCATTCCCAGTGCCCGGAATCGGTTTTCTTCGGCACGCCCGGTCTAAAAATCGTAGCGCCGTCGAATCCTTACGACGCCAAAGGGCTGCTCAAGGCAGCGATTCGCGATCCCGACCCTGTCATGTTTTTCGAGCATAAGAAATGCTACCTTTCGCTCTCAGCGAATGTGCCTGACGAAGATTTTATCGTGCCTATCGGCAAAGCCGATGTCAAGCGTCAGGGTACGGATATTACGGTGATATCCTACGGAATCACCGTGCATTATGCACTGCAGGCGGCGGAAGAGCTGGCCAAGGAAGGGATCAGCGCGCATGTGCTGGACCTGCGCACGCTGCAGCCGCTGGACAAGGAAGCGATTCTGGAAGCGGCAGCGAAGACCGGCAAGGTGTTGATCGTCCACGAGGACAACAAGACCGGCGGGGTTGGAGCTGAAGTCTCAGCGCTCATCGCTGAGGAGATGCTGTTTGAGCTGGACGCGCCGATTGCCCGGCTGTGCGGGCCGGACGTTCCGGCCGTCGGCAACAATCCGCCGATGGAGAAGTTTTTCCTGCTCAGCACGGATAAGCTGAAGGAGGCAATGAGAAAGCTTGCTATGTTTTAA
- a CDS encoding recombinase family protein: protein MNSVIFVRVDEGMQAIQMMQAKLVEPFAAQLRANVVGYSFQVGEISIDKIIDKIHNDTKTEFDSIIIMNKDSISPGIGDVFRFVCDAQGRGIEIYTVSDGNLTKFVSGLVGAAKDVEKIELSNVTTERMKKVASSGKWLGGRTPFGYDKSVDNTLSINDDEAAVVREMFQLYADGISQNTIAHIVADKYGLAHPNGHGRWRQKKISDMLNNTIYNGYPAWGKTSQKNGRSVQLPKEKWTVSDRQIKELVVVDNELWVQVQDRLNRQLKTVN, encoded by the coding sequence ATGAACTCAGTCATTTTTGTAAGAGTAGACGAAGGAATGCAAGCTATTCAAATGATGCAAGCAAAGCTGGTCGAACCATTTGCCGCACAGTTACGAGCAAACGTTGTTGGCTACTCGTTCCAAGTCGGTGAGATATCCATAGACAAAATCATTGATAAGATCCACAACGACACCAAGACCGAGTTTGATTCCATTATTATAATGAACAAGGACTCAATATCCCCAGGCATCGGTGACGTGTTCCGCTTCGTTTGTGACGCACAGGGACGCGGCATCGAAATTTACACAGTATCAGACGGCAACTTAACTAAGTTCGTGTCAGGGCTTGTAGGTGCCGCAAAGGACGTTGAGAAAATAGAGCTTAGTAATGTAACTACCGAACGTATGAAGAAGGTCGCATCAAGTGGTAAGTGGCTAGGAGGACGCACCCCATTCGGCTACGATAAAAGCGTGGACAATACGCTGTCGATCAACGATGACGAAGCGGCTGTCGTTCGTGAAATGTTCCAGCTATACGCTGACGGCATTTCACAAAACACTATTGCCCACATCGTTGCCGACAAGTACGGGCTGGCTCATCCTAACGGTCACGGACGCTGGCGGCAGAAGAAAATATCCGACATGCTGAACAACACGATCTATAACGGCTATCCTGCGTGGGGCAAGACTTCACAAAAGAACGGAAGGTCGGTACAGCTGCCAAAAGAAAAATGGACTGTATCAGACCGACAGATTAAAGAACTTGTTGTCGTGGACAATGAACTTTGGGTACAGGTACAGGATCGACTAAACAGACAACTTAAAACTGTTAATTGA
- a CDS encoding spore germination protein — protein MPSFAGVIKIDSNSGTFNNGDNLIISPTVSTKIHEGSGSGSIGDFQIHNDIFSITAVVDNDLVDSGSTKVATGT, from the coding sequence ATGCCCTCTTTTGCAGGAGTAATTAAAATAGACAGTAATTCTGGAACCTTTAATAACGGAGATAACTTGATAATTTCACCTACCGTGAGCACCAAAATTCATGAGGGATCGGGAAGTGGAAGTATAGGCGACTTTCAAATACACAATGATATTTTCAGTATTACGGCTGTTGTTGATAACGATCTTGTCGACTCAGGAAGTACTAAAGTTGCAACTGGGACGTAA
- a CDS encoding M20/M25/M40 family metallo-hydrolase has product MVEQNRLVQEFISLVQVDSESKFETEISKVLTQKFSELGLKVEEDDSASKIGHGAGNLICTLDATDNSSFIPELLFTSHMDTVAPGKAIKPQIGDDGYIRSDGTTILGSDDKAGIAVMFEAIRILKEQNIPHGQIQFIITVGEEVGLKGSRSMDPKWITAQYGFALDSNGSIGDIATAAPGRAEIAITFQGKSAHAGVNPEDGISAIQVASKAVSKMTLGRIDSETTANIGSFSGIGPLNVVCDKVTLEAEARSIVQPKLEKQIESMRQACETAAKEAGTTCEFNSEIVYVSYMHDDSSPVVQLASRAMKTMGLTSRTFHSGGGSDANIFNGLGVPTVNLAVGYNEIHTTKENIAISDLVKTAELVVAIIKESTKGL; this is encoded by the coding sequence ATGGTTGAGCAAAATCGTTTGGTTCAGGAATTTATTTCCCTGGTTCAGGTTGACAGCGAATCAAAATTCGAAACAGAAATCAGCAAGGTGCTCACACAGAAATTTAGTGAATTGGGATTAAAGGTGGAAGAGGATGATTCGGCGTCAAAAATCGGCCATGGAGCAGGCAATCTGATTTGCACCTTGGATGCTACGGATAACAGCTCGTTCATTCCTGAGCTTTTATTTACATCGCATATGGATACAGTGGCGCCGGGCAAAGCGATTAAGCCGCAAATCGGCGATGACGGTTACATACGAAGCGATGGTACGACCATACTGGGCAGTGACGACAAAGCTGGAATTGCAGTCATGTTCGAAGCCATTCGTATATTGAAGGAGCAGAACATTCCGCACGGACAGATCCAATTTATAATTACGGTCGGAGAGGAAGTAGGCTTAAAAGGCTCTCGGTCGATGGATCCCAAATGGATCACAGCCCAATACGGATTTGCGCTTGATTCCAATGGTAGCATCGGTGATATAGCTACAGCAGCACCCGGCCGCGCCGAAATTGCCATAACTTTTCAGGGGAAATCCGCTCACGCAGGTGTGAATCCCGAAGATGGCATCAGTGCGATTCAGGTGGCGAGCAAGGCTGTTTCCAAGATGACGCTGGGCCGCATTGACAGTGAAACTACAGCGAATATCGGCAGCTTCTCCGGAATAGGGCCGCTCAACGTGGTGTGTGATAAGGTGACACTGGAAGCGGAAGCGCGCAGTATTGTCCAGCCCAAGCTGGAAAAGCAGATCGAATCGATGCGCCAAGCTTGCGAAACGGCTGCCAAGGAAGCGGGAACTACTTGCGAGTTTAATTCTGAGATTGTATACGTTTCTTACATGCATGATGATTCATCTCCTGTAGTTCAACTTGCTTCCCGTGCGATGAAGACGATGGGATTGACCTCCAGGACCTTCCATTCAGGCGGCGGCAGCGATGCCAATATCTTTAATGGCTTGGGTGTTCCTACTGTCAATCTGGCTGTCGGCTATAATGAAATTCACACGACCAAAGAAAATATTGCCATCAGTGATCTGGTCAAAACAGCTGAGCTGGTAGTAGCTATCATTAAGGAGTCTACAAAGGGCCTGTGA
- the spo0A gene encoding sporulation transcription factor Spo0A, with protein sequence MQKIQVLLADDNREFTHLLSEYIGEQDDMEVVGVAYNGNEVVRYMEEQDQAPDVLILDIIMPHLDGLGVLERLRGMSMNPQPKIIMLTAFGQENITQKAVQLGASYYILKPFDLEVLTNRIRQLVSNQVSVTVGSASKANVVQMPKTKNLDANITSIIHEIGVPAHIKGYQYLREAITMVYNNIEILGAITKTLYPAIADKYKTTPSRVERAIRHAIEVAWTRGNIDSISFIFGYTINISKSKPTNSEFIAMVADKLRIEHKVS encoded by the coding sequence TTGCAAAAAATTCAGGTGTTGTTGGCAGATGATAATCGTGAGTTCACTCACTTATTATCAGAGTATATTGGAGAACAGGATGATATGGAGGTTGTGGGTGTTGCCTATAACGGCAATGAGGTCGTTCGTTACATGGAAGAGCAGGACCAAGCGCCCGATGTGTTGATTTTAGACATCATTATGCCTCATCTGGATGGTCTCGGTGTGCTTGAAAGGCTTCGTGGCATGAGTATGAACCCACAGCCGAAAATCATTATGCTGACAGCTTTCGGTCAAGAAAACATTACGCAGAAGGCAGTACAATTAGGGGCTTCCTACTACATACTTAAACCATTTGATCTGGAAGTGCTGACGAATCGAATTCGCCAACTGGTTTCCAATCAAGTGTCCGTAACTGTAGGTTCGGCTTCCAAGGCTAATGTCGTTCAAATGCCCAAAACCAAAAATTTGGATGCAAACATTACTAGCATCATACATGAAATCGGCGTACCTGCGCATATTAAAGGATATCAATATCTGCGCGAAGCGATCACGATGGTTTATAACAATATTGAAATCCTCGGGGCCATCACCAAGACGCTGTACCCGGCCATTGCCGACAAGTACAAGACTACCCCCAGCCGTGTTGAACGCGCCATTCGCCACGCCATAGAAGTGGCCTGGACTCGCGGTAATATCGACAGCATCAGTTTTATCTTCGGCTATACGATCAACATTTCGAAATCGAAGCCCACAAACAGCGAATTCATCGCTATGGTTGCGGATAAGCTGCGGATTGAGCATAAAGTTAGCTGA
- a CDS encoding NUDIX hydrolase, whose product MNPISNSKFEEVTLSSESIFKGKVISLQVDQVRLPNGKTASREIIRHPGAVAVLALLNDTMIVVEQYRKALERNQVEIPAGKLDPGELPLDAALRELEEETGYRSDSIRLISSFATSPGFADEIIHLYVAENLTKGEVHLDEDEFLDCEALTLEQAKAYIRDQRISDAKTILAVYAWEVYRLTGKI is encoded by the coding sequence ATGAACCCGATCTCCAATTCCAAATTTGAAGAGGTTACTTTAAGCTCCGAGTCGATTTTCAAAGGAAAAGTCATATCCCTTCAGGTTGATCAAGTCAGGCTCCCCAATGGAAAGACGGCGTCAAGAGAAATCATCAGGCATCCGGGAGCCGTAGCCGTGCTTGCGTTGTTAAACGATACTATGATCGTAGTTGAGCAGTATCGTAAGGCGCTTGAACGTAATCAGGTGGAAATTCCAGCAGGAAAATTGGATCCGGGAGAGCTTCCGCTTGATGCTGCGCTTCGAGAATTGGAAGAGGAGACAGGTTACCGCTCCGACTCCATTAGATTGATTTCCTCCTTTGCAACTTCTCCCGGCTTTGCCGACGAAATTATTCACTTGTATGTAGCCGAAAACCTGACAAAAGGTGAAGTTCATTTGGATGAGGATGAGTTTTTGGATTGCGAAGCCCTTACACTTGAACAGGCCAAGGCCTATATTCGCGATCAGCGGATCAGTGATGCCAAAACGATCCTGGCTGTTTACGCTTGGGAAGTATACCGGCTCACCGGAAAGATCTAG
- the prli42 gene encoding stressosome-associated protein Prli42: MNPNKLWFKIVIYVMLISIVLSSLLFTFSLFM; the protein is encoded by the coding sequence ATGAACCCCAATAAGCTTTGGTTCAAAATAGTGATCTACGTGATGCTGATATCCATTGTCCTGTCCAGCCTTCTGTTCACGTTCAGCTTATTCATGTAA
- the mciZ gene encoding Z-ring formation inhibitor MciZ, producing MKSCTAEQQIRLVGKVWEIKRYLNQAAQKSHEELKLTEFLTHQLAYSTANRKVKKVFRT from the coding sequence ATGAAAAGCTGTACTGCAGAGCAGCAGATCAGATTGGTCGGCAAGGTATGGGAAATCAAGCGCTATCTGAATCAAGCAGCGCAAAAATCCCATGAAGAACTCAAGCTCACTGAGTTTTTGACCCATCAGCTGGCCTATTCGACAGCCAATAGAAAAGTAAAAAAGGTATTCCGCACCTGA
- a CDS encoding thiamine pyrophosphate-dependent dehydrogenase E1 component subunit alpha → MSIGQISKHQRLGLTDDQAVQMYSYMNLARKYDERGIMLQRAGKVPFTVSGIGQESGQVGMAFAMQPLKDYFLPYYRDYGFVLSIGMTVKDLMLSLFSKAEDINSGGRQMAGHFGGKKLNIVTGSSPVTTQVPHAVGIALAAKMKKQDFVTIATFGEGSSNQGDFHEGCNFAGVHKLPVIFVCENNQYAISVPLHKQVSGKIADRAIGYGFPGFQVDGTDALEVYRVVKEARERALRGEGPTLIELLTYRISPHSTSDDDMLYRTKEEVDLHRGKDGNEKFKQYIIECGIWSEQQDQELQEKQKQIINEATRYAEAAPYPKPEDTLLHVYAEGEV, encoded by the coding sequence ATGTCAATCGGTCAAATATCCAAACATCAGCGATTAGGCCTTACAGACGACCAAGCTGTACAAATGTACTCATACATGAATTTGGCAAGAAAATATGATGAACGCGGCATTATGCTGCAGCGTGCCGGTAAAGTTCCGTTTACAGTGTCCGGTATCGGCCAGGAATCGGGTCAAGTGGGTATGGCTTTCGCCATGCAGCCGCTGAAAGATTATTTTCTACCCTATTATCGCGATTATGGTTTTGTTCTCTCCATTGGGATGACTGTGAAGGATCTCATGCTTTCCCTTTTCTCCAAAGCTGAGGATATCAACAGCGGCGGCCGGCAAATGGCGGGCCATTTTGGCGGCAAGAAGTTGAACATCGTAACAGGCTCTTCACCGGTTACTACTCAGGTGCCGCATGCGGTGGGCATTGCCCTTGCTGCCAAGATGAAGAAGCAGGATTTTGTCACCATTGCTACTTTTGGCGAAGGCTCCAGCAATCAGGGAGATTTTCATGAGGGCTGCAACTTTGCCGGAGTTCATAAGCTTCCCGTTATTTTTGTATGTGAAAATAACCAATATGCGATATCCGTTCCGCTTCACAAGCAGGTTAGCGGCAAAATTGCGGACAGAGCCATCGGCTACGGCTTTCCAGGCTTTCAAGTGGATGGTACCGATGCGCTTGAGGTGTACCGAGTGGTCAAGGAAGCACGCGAGCGTGCTTTACGCGGCGAAGGTCCAACCCTGATCGAGCTGTTGACTTACCGCATTTCCCCGCATTCCACTTCCGATGATGACATGCTTTATCGCACCAAGGAAGAAGTGGATCTGCACAGGGGCAAAGACGGAAATGAAAAGTTTAAGCAGTATATTATCGAATGCGGGATCTGGAGCGAACAGCAGGACCAGGAGCTGCAAGAAAAGCAAAAACAAATCATCAATGAAGCAACCCGGTATGCGGAAGCTGCGCCTTATCCAAAGCCGGAGGATACTCTCCTCCACGTGTACGCTGAAGGAGAGGTGTAA
- a CDS encoding RNA ligase family protein: MLFRPVKPMVVSMGNKPFDDESFIFEPKWDGWRIILHKQGDRIEAYTRNGHIVTSKFPELKEASSGIKTNTAILDCEGIVLRNGRPAFDDFTYRGRLSNASRIKKAVNTHPATFVVFDVLYTDQEHLNEPLMQRKQRLSDIVAITPVVTPTMYLEEKGKTLFELSKEQDMEGIVAKRKDSRYMLDTRTPNWVKIKHFKSIDVIILGYRTNPFGLVMGLNFRTVKNKPVGVVEFGFKSEEKQLFLELAKQIHTVKDQKTQWIEPRLCCCINYLERTDTHQLRMTVFKGFLFDKKSEDCIWRG; this comes from the coding sequence TTGCTTTTCAGACCAGTTAAGCCAATGGTTGTCAGTATGGGCAATAAGCCGTTCGATGATGAAAGCTTCATCTTTGAGCCGAAGTGGGACGGTTGGAGAATCATTTTGCATAAGCAGGGTGACCGAATTGAGGCTTATACGAGAAACGGCCATATCGTAACAAGTAAATTTCCGGAGTTAAAGGAAGCTTCATCGGGGATTAAAACGAACACAGCCATTCTGGATTGCGAAGGTATTGTTTTGCGAAACGGCCGGCCGGCTTTTGATGATTTTACATATCGTGGACGGTTGAGCAATGCTTCAAGGATCAAAAAAGCGGTAAATACGCATCCAGCAACATTCGTCGTTTTTGATGTTCTATATACGGATCAGGAGCATCTGAATGAGCCTTTAATGCAGCGAAAGCAGCGGTTAAGTGATATTGTTGCAATTACACCTGTCGTCACTCCCACAATGTATCTTGAAGAGAAAGGTAAAACTTTGTTTGAATTGTCCAAAGAGCAAGATATGGAAGGCATTGTGGCAAAGCGGAAGGATTCGAGATATATGTTGGACACCAGAACCCCTAACTGGGTGAAAATAAAGCATTTTAAATCAATAGATGTTATCATATTGGGTTATAGAACCAATCCGTTTGGGCTTGTGATGGGATTGAATTTTAGAACTGTGAAGAATAAGCCTGTCGGAGTTGTAGAGTTTGGTTTTAAGTCTGAAGAAAAGCAGTTATTCTTGGAATTGGCCAAGCAAATACATACGGTAAAGGATCAAAAAACGCAATGGATTGAGCCGCGTTTGTGCTGCTGCATTAATTATCTTGAACGGACAGATACGCATCAGTTGAGAATGACCGTGTTTAAGGGGTTCCTCTTTGACAAGAAGTCGGAGGATTGTATTTGGAGAGGCTAG
- a CDS encoding DUF2627 domain-containing protein, with product MKAPFYRFIAILLLVIPGLMATYGFLAMKDALFAKIYSEQGHVLWGKFTLGFVLFAIGVAFIGGWTFFRDRKRNYVAPRFKGKRKKK from the coding sequence ATGAAAGCGCCATTTTACCGATTTATTGCCATACTTCTGCTCGTGATACCCGGCCTTATGGCCACATATGGTTTTTTAGCAATGAAAGATGCTCTGTTTGCCAAAATTTACAGCGAACAAGGACATGTGCTTTGGGGAAAATTCACACTGGGCTTTGTGCTCTTTGCAATTGGGGTGGCCTTTATCGGAGGATGGACCTTTTTCCGGGATCGTAAGCGAAATTATGTAGCCCCGCGGTTTAAGGGAAAAAGAAAAAAAAAATAA
- the lpdA gene encoding dihydrolipoyl dehydrogenase — MSEIKYDIVVLGGGTGGYIAAIRAAQLGKKVAIVEKDKLGGTCLHRGCIPSKALLRSAELFAAMKVSEDYGISTSSVELNVPGVMSRKQRIVDQLHQGVQFLMKKNKIDIFYGNGRIIGPSIFSPRSGAVSVEKADGEIGMLLSENLIIATGSKPRSLPGLQVDGEYVLTSEEALNLDKLPKSILIIGGGVIGVEWASMLSDFGVEVTIVEVDSRIVGLEDEDISRELERLFKKRKIKMITGAKILTETLKLENGQAVLQADKNGERLDLIAEKVLVSVGRQANIEGIGLESTDIKVERGVIHVNRHMQTSESHIYAIGDVIGGLQLAHVAGHEGIAAVEHICGLNPHPMEPHLVPKCTYTRPEIANVGWTEKQAAEKGHQIKVGKFSFKAVGKALVYGESDGFVKVVADAKTNDILGVHMIGPHVTDYITEAALAQVLNATPWEVGQTIHPHPTLSEALGEAMLAVDGNAIGS; from the coding sequence ATGAGTGAAATCAAATATGATATAGTTGTGCTCGGCGGTGGAACCGGCGGTTATATTGCAGCTATACGCGCTGCACAGCTAGGAAAAAAGGTTGCCATTGTCGAGAAGGACAAGCTGGGTGGAACCTGTCTGCACCGAGGCTGTATTCCCAGTAAAGCGCTGCTTAGAAGCGCTGAGTTATTCGCTGCGATGAAGGTCAGCGAAGATTATGGCATCTCGACTTCTTCCGTGGAATTAAATGTGCCGGGTGTAATGAGCCGCAAGCAGCGTATTGTGGACCAGCTTCATCAAGGCGTGCAATTTTTAATGAAAAAAAATAAAATTGATATATTTTACGGGAACGGCCGGATCATCGGTCCTTCCATTTTCTCGCCGCGCAGCGGTGCGGTTTCAGTGGAAAAGGCAGACGGCGAAATCGGAATGCTGCTTTCTGAAAATCTGATTATTGCTACAGGCTCCAAGCCGCGCAGCTTGCCTGGTTTGCAGGTGGACGGCGAATATGTGCTGACGAGCGAAGAAGCTTTAAATCTCGACAAGCTGCCCAAATCGATATTGATCATCGGCGGCGGTGTGATTGGGGTGGAATGGGCTTCGATGCTTAGTGATTTTGGCGTTGAGGTTACGATTGTTGAAGTCGATTCACGGATCGTCGGGTTGGAAGATGAGGATATTTCCAGAGAGCTTGAACGCTTGTTCAAAAAGCGCAAAATCAAAATGATCACCGGAGCAAAGATTTTAACAGAAACATTGAAATTGGAAAATGGTCAAGCTGTTCTGCAAGCGGACAAGAATGGTGAAAGGTTAGACCTGATCGCAGAGAAGGTACTCGTATCTGTTGGCCGCCAAGCGAACATTGAGGGGATCGGATTGGAAAGCACGGATATTAAGGTGGAGAGAGGCGTCATTCACGTGAATCGCCACATGCAAACCTCCGAATCTCATATCTATGCAATCGGCGATGTAATAGGCGGACTCCAGCTGGCGCATGTAGCAGGCCACGAAGGAATTGCAGCCGTTGAACACATCTGCGGTCTGAATCCTCATCCCATGGAGCCGCATCTGGTTCCGAAATGCACCTATACCCGACCGGAGATCGCCAATGTCGGTTGGACGGAAAAACAGGCGGCCGAGAAGGGCCATCAAATAAAGGTTGGCAAATTCAGCTTTAAAGCTGTGGGTAAAGCGCTCGTATACGGAGAATCCGACGGCTTCGTCAAAGTAGTCGCTGATGCGAAAACAAACGACATCCTGGGAGTTCATATGATAGGTCCTCACGTGACCGATTATATTACCGAGGCGGCTCTCGCGCAGGTGCTAAATGCAACCCCTTGGGAGGTTGGACAGACGATTCATCCGCATCCCACCTTGTCCGAAGCGCTTGGAGAAGCCATGCTGGCAGTGGATGGAAATGCGATTGGAAGCTGA
- a CDS encoding dihydrolipoamide acetyltransferase family protein: protein MSVANGRITEVTVPHLAESLVSATIGKWLKQPGDYVEQYEVICELFTEKVNTEMPSPIEGKLIKIIFGEGEVAAVGEAICLIEEPASAADAASISPSLSEEGEMVLTDEHAEPSMRNRFSPAVLRMAEDNQIDLQQVAGTGLGGRITRQDVEQAIASGQARRSSATWSDSGSSASAMQSAYPAAANDAAVPRSPDSPSSVVSQPAASQASPAEPDVPVKVPVRTTGIHLSANPATPFIEVEPYAGGRGEQLIDVTPMRNAIASRMRQSVSEIPHAWTMIEVDVTNLVVLRNKVKDEFQRQEGVNLTYLAFLLKAVVGAIKDYPIMNSVWAVDKIIVKRDINLSLAVGTEDSVLTPVIKQADQKNIAGLAREIDELTRKARTGKLSLNDMQGGTFTINNTGSFGSVLSYPIINYPQAAILTFESIVKKPVVIQDMIAVRSMVNLCLSLDHRILDGVICGRFLQRVKENLEGYNSETKLY, encoded by the coding sequence ATGAGTGTGGCAAATGGACGGATTACCGAGGTGACAGTTCCGCATCTGGCGGAAAGCCTTGTATCCGCTACGATAGGCAAGTGGCTGAAGCAGCCTGGTGACTACGTGGAGCAATACGAAGTGATCTGTGAACTGTTTACCGAGAAAGTGAACACGGAGATGCCTTCGCCCATCGAAGGTAAATTGATAAAAATTATATTCGGCGAAGGGGAAGTAGCAGCTGTGGGCGAAGCCATCTGCCTCATCGAGGAGCCGGCTTCTGCGGCAGATGCCGCTTCAATTTCCCCTTCACTCAGTGAAGAAGGGGAAATGGTCTTGACTGATGAGCATGCGGAGCCAAGTATGAGAAATCGTTTTTCACCAGCCGTACTTCGAATGGCTGAAGATAATCAAATTGATCTTCAGCAAGTGGCAGGCACAGGCTTGGGCGGTCGAATTACGCGACAAGACGTGGAGCAGGCCATCGCCTCAGGGCAAGCACGAAGGTCTTCTGCCACCTGGTCGGATTCCGGATCATCCGCTTCCGCAATGCAGTCTGCTTATCCGGCTGCGGCAAACGATGCGGCTGTACCAAGGTCACCTGACAGTCCAAGCTCTGTAGTGTCACAACCTGCTGCCTCGCAAGCTTCTCCAGCGGAACCTGATGTGCCTGTCAAAGTGCCGGTTCGCACCACGGGTATTCATCTGTCCGCGAATCCGGCTACGCCCTTTATTGAGGTCGAGCCTTATGCGGGCGGACGCGGCGAACAGCTCATTGATGTTACGCCAATGCGTAATGCAATTGCCAGCCGTATGCGCCAAAGCGTTTCGGAAATACCGCATGCCTGGACAATGATTGAAGTCGATGTCACGAATCTTGTTGTGCTGAGGAACAAGGTCAAGGATGAATTTCAGCGCCAGGAAGGTGTGAACCTGACTTACCTGGCTTTTTTACTCAAAGCGGTAGTAGGTGCGATCAAGGATTATCCGATCATGAATTCTGTATGGGCGGTTGATAAAATTATCGTGAAGCGGGATATCAATCTCTCTCTCGCTGTGGGAACGGAAGATTCGGTGCTCACACCGGTGATCAAACAGGCGGATCAGAAGAATATCGCCGGTCTGGCAAGGGAAATCGATGAATTGACAAGGAAGGCAAGAACGGGGAAACTAAGCTTAAACGATATGCAAGGCGGTACATTCACGATCAATAATACAGGCTCCTTCGGTTCGGTATTGTCCTACCCGATTATCAATTACCCTCAGGCGGCGATTTTAACTTTTGAATCGATCGTGAAGAAGCCTGTTGTGATTCAAGATATGATTGCAGTCCGATCCATGGTCAATCTCTGCTTATCGCTCGATCATCGGATACTGGATGGCGTCATCTGCGGCAGATTCCTGCAGCGGGTCAAGGAAAACCTGGAGGGATATAATTCCGAAACGAAATTATACTAA
- a CDS encoding SpoIVB peptidase S55 domain-containing protein — protein sequence MTHVFVNDPTSGYGCFIEWMLQDSGILIRQPNEESKAG from the coding sequence GTGACGCATGTGTTTGTCAATGATCCTACCAGCGGATACGGCTGCTTCATTGAGTGGATGCTTCAGGATTCCGGAATCTTAATCAGACAACCGAACGAAGAGTCGAAGGCAGGTTAA